Within the Litorilinea aerophila genome, the region GCCGTCAGGTCGGCCGGAGTGACGACCCCGTTGTTGGACGGCTGGCCCAGGGTGCGGTCGATGGCAACGGCCACCCGGCGGAGCTGATCCATCAGCCGGGCGAACTCATTCAGGTCCAGGCTCTGGCGGCCATCGCTCATGGCGTTGTCCGGGTCCGGATGCACTTCGATGATCAGGGCATCCGCGCCGGCGGCCACGGCGGCCCGGGCCATGGCGGGCACCAGCTCCCGGTAGCCGGTGCCGTGGGAGGGGTCGGCCACCACGGGCAGGTGGGTGGCTTGTTTGAGCACGGGCACCGCGTTCAGGTCGAAGGTGTTGCGGGTGGCGGTTTCGTAGGTGCGGATGCCCCGTTCACAGAGCAGGACGTTGTTGTTGCCGCTGCTGACGATGTACTCGGCGCACATGAGGAGTTCCTCGATGGTGCCGCTGATGCCCCGCTTGAGCATGACCGGCCGCTTCACCTTCCCCACCGCCTGGAGCAGGCCGTAGTTCTGCATGTTGCGGGCACCGATCTGGAGGATGTCCGCATATTCGGCCACCATGGGGACCGCTTCCACAGTCATGACCTCGGTGATGATGGGCAGGCCGGTCTGCTCTCGGGCTTCGGCCAGGTACTCCAGGCCCTTGAGGCCCAGGCCCTGGAAGGAGTAGGGGCTGGTGCGGGGCTTGAAGGCGCCGCCCCGGAGGACCTTGGCGCCGGCCTCCTTGACTGCGTGGGCCGTCTCCAGGATCTGCTCCCGGCTTTCCACGCTGCAGGGGCCGGCCATGACAATGACCTCGTTGCCGCCGATGCGCACATCGCTGCCGGGCAGCTCGATGATGGTGTCATCGGGGCGGGTGCTGCGGCTGGTCAACTTATACGGCTCCTGGATGCGCACCGTCTCCTTCACGCCGTCCATGGCGTTGAAGGTCTCCCGGCTGATGCGGGTCAGGTCGCCCACCAGGGCCACCACGGTGCGGTGCTGGCCGTAGATGGGGTGGGTCCTGGCGCCCAGGGACTCTGCCTTGCGGATGACGTTTTGAATCTCCGTCTCGGTGGCATTGGGTTTCATTACGACGATCATGGTTGGATTCCTTTCTGTAACTGCTGGCAACTCTGTCGCTTTTCTGGGACGACCGTCTTTCTGAGACGACCGTCGAGAAAAGCGGCGATCTGTCTTCTAACTCCCCTGGAGGAGTGGTTTCTGTCGTAAACTCAAATCTGTAACAACTGGGACTGGGCGGTGACCTCCTCCTCGCCATTTTCCAGGGAGGCGGGCGGATAGCTGCCCAGGAGCTTGACGAAGGCGGCCCGGTTCAGCAAGTGGAGCAGCGCCTCGCCGGCGTTGGGATCCTGCCAGTGGCCTTCGAAGTCCAGGTAGAAGACGTACTGCCAGGGGCGATTGCGCCGGGGGCGGCTTTCCAGCTTGGTCAGGTTGATGTGACGGCGGGCGAACTCGCCCAGGGCCTCGTAGAGGGAGCCGGCGATGTTGGGCACGGCGAAGACCAGGGATGTCTTGGCATTTTCCACCCGGGGGGCATCCCCTTTGCCCACCACAAAGAAACGGGTGTAGTTGTGGCGCAGGTCTTCGATGCCCTCCTGGACGATCTCCAGGTTGTAGTGTTGGGCGGCCAGCTTGCTGGCGATGACGCCCACCCCTTCCACCGGGTTTTCGGCCAGGTCTTTGGCGCTGCCGGCCGTGTCGTACCAGGGCACGGCGATGTAGTTGTGGCGATTCAGGAAATTCTCACACTGGGCCAGGGCCTGGAAGTGGCTGCGCACTTCCCGGATCTTGTGGGCCTGGCCGGGCAGGGTGAGCAGGTTGTGGCGCACCCGCAGGAGAATTTCCCCGTGGACCTTGAGGTCGTGCTCCAGCAGCAGGTCGTAGGATTTGTTGATGCTCCCCGCGGCGGAGTTCTCCACCGGCACGGCGCCGAAGTCAGCCCGCCCTGCCTCTACGGCTTCGAAAATGTGTTCAAAGGCCCGGCAGGGCAAGGTCTCCACCTGGTCGCCGAAATGTTGGCGGACTGCCTCCTCGGAGTAGGCGCCCGGCTCTCCCTGAAACGCGACGATGGTCATAGTCCCTTCACTCCCCAGCTAAATTCACTCGTACAGTCTGACGTAAATACCACGGCAGAAACTCCGGGTGTCCTCTGGACGCACTACATC harbors:
- the aroF gene encoding 3-deoxy-7-phosphoheptulonate synthase, which produces MIVVMKPNATETEIQNVIRKAESLGARTHPIYGQHRTVVALVGDLTRISRETFNAMDGVKETVRIQEPYKLTSRSTRPDDTIIELPGSDVRIGGNEVIVMAGPCSVESREQILETAHAVKEAGAKVLRGGAFKPRTSPYSFQGLGLKGLEYLAEAREQTGLPIITEVMTVEAVPMVAEYADILQIGARNMQNYGLLQAVGKVKRPVMLKRGISGTIEELLMCAEYIVSSGNNNVLLCERGIRTYETATRNTFDLNAVPVLKQATHLPVVADPSHGTGYRELVPAMARAAVAAGADALIIEVHPDPDNAMSDGRQSLDLNEFARLMDQLRRVAVAIDRTLGQPSNNGVVTPADLTAVA
- the pheA gene encoding prephenate dehydratase, whose amino-acid sequence is MTIVAFQGEPGAYSEEAVRQHFGDQVETLPCRAFEHIFEAVEAGRADFGAVPVENSAAGSINKSYDLLLEHDLKVHGEILLRVRHNLLTLPGQAHKIREVRSHFQALAQCENFLNRHNYIAVPWYDTAGSAKDLAENPVEGVGVIASKLAAQHYNLEIVQEGIEDLRHNYTRFFVVGKGDAPRVENAKTSLVFAVPNIAGSLYEALGEFARRHINLTKLESRPRRNRPWQYVFYLDFEGHWQDPNAGEALLHLLNRAAFVKLLGSYPPASLENGEEEVTAQSQLLQI